The region TAACTTCAGATTCAAAGTAGGCATCGCCGCGAATCCAAGCGACAACGAAATCAGCTTGAATTTGCGTGGCATCAATACCAAAGCACTGGGTTTGAATGCCGCTACTATCAGCACCCAAGCCCGCGCGGATGCCGCTTACGCCGCCGCCGGTATCGCCATCGACTTGCTCTTGACCTTCCGCGCCGAAGTCGGCGCCGGCCAGGCCCGCATGGAATCAACCGCAACCAACGTCGATATCGTCATCGAAAACATGGAAGCCGCCCGCAGCGCTTATATGGATCTCGATGTCGCCCAGGAAATGTCGATGTTCACCAACAAACAGATTCTGCAACAGGCCGGCGTCGCCATGATCGCCCAAGCCAACCAGTTGCCGCAAAATCTGTTGCGCTTGTTCCAACAATAAGTTCAGACGTTATAGGAGAAAAACCATGAATATTTTCAACGTAGCATCCGAAGAATTAGAACAAACCGTTCTAAAAGCTTCCCCAACCCGGCTGGTTGTAATGACCTATGACGGCGCGATTAAATGCCTGGAATCGTCGATCGATATGATTGGCAAAGGCGATATTGAAGGCCGCTGGCGTTCGGTAGAAAAAGCCACCGACTTGATTTCCGATCTGTATATGAATCTGGATCACGATCAAGGCGGCGAAGTGGCTCAGAACCTGGGTTGCTTATATGGTTTCATTTTGTCGAATTTACCAAGAATTAATTTTTACAACGACAAACAAACCGCGTTGGACGCCATTTCCATTTTGAAACGCTTGCGCGATTCATTTGACGAACTGGATCACCAAATCGCTGCGAATGCGGATGTTGCTATTTCCGGCAACTCCGGTGCAAACGCCAGCGTTGCCCTGTAATTCCAATCCAAGGGCGATCTAAAGCAAAATTTTCCAAAAACTCAGGCAAGAAATTCCGTAACGTCAAAATTGCCTAGTTCCTTGGAAAAACAAAATGATGATTTTGCAAATAATTAGATCGCTCGACCGACTGGCCCAAGACTTGCATATTCGAATCTGATTTGAACTAACTTTTTAAAAGAAAATAACAATGGATCTGGGTACGATCAACATAACAACGCTAAAGCCTGAAACGGGATTGATCCGTCCTGTTCTTCCGCAAGCAAAAGATTTTGCGGATGTAAACGACAGCCTGGCTATTGATCCTGCCCGTGTCGATTTCGATCAAATCAAGGTCGAAGAAACCGCGAAACCGGAAGAAAAAGCAGCCGTAACCGATACCGCAGACGAATCGGAAGTTTTAGATACCGAAACAGCCGAAGTCGCCTCGAATATTCCAATCGTGACGCCATTGCTGGCCGCGCCAGTTGCCGTTCAAATTGCGGAAACAACGGCAGCAACTGCGCCGGCGGATCAAGGCATCGTAATTTCCACCAATGATATTTTCAATATTGCCGTAGATAAAGCTGTGATTCCTGCGACTAACACCGCTTCTATCGGAACCGTAGACGCCAGCGCCAATCCTGATGCATTAGCATTATCATTGGCCGGCGAACAAGCCGCCGCCGCAACCGACAATGGCATTGCGGATCCAAACTTACAGAATTTAATCAATAAAAATCTGTCCGCCCCAGCAGCGCAAAAGCCGATGGCAAAAGCTGCTGCGACTTCGGACAATTTGACCAAAACTCCTGCCGCAGACAGTCCCCTCCCCCTTAATCCATCTTCCCCCAAAGATGCGGCAGGAGACCCCAATTTAGACACATCCACGCGTCTGTCGAGACAAGTCCCAGTAGATGGAAAAGACTTGGCGCCGACGAAAGTGGAAACGAAAATCGAAGCTTCTGCTCCGCAGGCTTTACCGGCAGGCAGCCAGCCAATTCAAATTCAAACCCAAGCTCCGGTAGATTATAAAAATATTCAGGCTGCGGTTGTGGCGCAACCGGTAGCCGAACAAGTTGCGGTCCACATTGTGAAAGCCGCCAAAGATGGCGTCGATAAAATTAAAATTCAATTGACCCCAGAGGCTTTAGGCCGCGTGGAAATCCGTTTGGAAATGGATAAAGATGCCTTGGTCAAAGCGGTTATTGCCACCGACAAGCCGGAGGCCGCCGAATGGCTGGCTAGAGACGCCAAACAATTGGAACGCGCCTTGCAAGATGCCGGCATCAAAGCCGACACCAGCAATATGGAATTTCAGAACCGCAATCAATCGACTTCGCATAATTTCGCCGGTCAATTTTCGGATAATTACAATAACGGTCCAGCCGCCCATAAATATTATGGCGCGAAAAACGGCATGGCCGATCTAAATACGGATTCTAACGTTATCGTCAAGAACCTGTACGTCCGCGACGGCGGCGTCAACATAATGGTTTAGGGAGAATAACATGGTCGCACCAGTCGGCAATAACAGCACAGCCAACAATGCCAATACCGGCACCGGCATCGCCAGCAATTTTGACCAGTTCTTGTTCATCTTAACGCAACAATTGCGCAACCAGGATCCTACTCAGCCGATGGATACCGCTGCGTTCACCAATCAGTTGGTGCAATTCGCCAACGTCGAACAAAGCATTAAAGCCAACGAAAACTTACAAAACCTGATTTCCTTGCAACATGCCAATGCCAGCGTTGCCACATTGAAT is a window of Alphaproteobacteria bacterium DNA encoding:
- a CDS encoding flagellin, whose translation is NFRFKVGIAANPSDNEISLNLRGINTKALGLNAATISTQARADAAYAAAGIAIDLLLTFRAEVGAGQARMESTATNVDIVIENMEAARSAYMDLDVAQEMSMFTNKQILQQAGVAMIAQANQLPQNLLRLFQQ
- the fliS gene encoding flagellar export chaperone FliS, with translation MNIFNVASEELEQTVLKASPTRLVVMTYDGAIKCLESSIDMIGKGDIEGRWRSVEKATDLISDLYMNLDHDQGGEVAQNLGCLYGFILSNLPRINFYNDKQTALDAISILKRLRDSFDELDHQIAANADVAISGNSGANASVAL
- a CDS encoding flagellar hook-length control protein FliK, encoding MDLGTINITTLKPETGLIRPVLPQAKDFADVNDSLAIDPARVDFDQIKVEETAKPEEKAAVTDTADESEVLDTETAEVASNIPIVTPLLAAPVAVQIAETTAATAPADQGIVISTNDIFNIAVDKAVIPATNTASIGTVDASANPDALALSLAGEQAAAATDNGIADPNLQNLINKNLSAPAAQKPMAKAAATSDNLTKTPAADSPLPLNPSSPKDAAGDPNLDTSTRLSRQVPVDGKDLAPTKVETKIEASAPQALPAGSQPIQIQTQAPVDYKNIQAAVVAQPVAEQVAVHIVKAAKDGVDKIKIQLTPEALGRVEIRLEMDKDALVKAVIATDKPEAAEWLARDAKQLERALQDAGIKADTSNMEFQNRNQSTSHNFAGQFSDNYNNGPAAHKYYGAKNGMADLNTDSNVIVKNLYVRDGGVNIMV